One Cylindrospermum stagnale PCC 7417 DNA segment encodes these proteins:
- a CDS encoding AAA family ATPase: protein MNAMLTEFTLANFKSYRTSRLPLGSLTVLIGANAAGKSNALEGLRFLSWLAQGQKLSSIQYAVNSAERLVRGRVNDLCHRGESSFTIGCRLDLTEWNQLDITLNVRDGELHISSERIVDSTNSVPLYELNQPSEGINTDVGVAYNNFARGQNKPRITCSDQMAIFVQLDSPARFDAKYDNSQKIIPETVREYQRVLQNILFLDPVPAKMREYSFKSDKRLQEDGTNLSSVLFRLWENQAENQQAILNFIQSLPEQAIDGLDFLLGPRDEVMVRLAETFGNNRRYCEAALLSDGTLRVLAITAAMLSATEGSLVVIEEIDNGVHPNRAKHLLASIRDIAERRKLRVLLSTHNPALMDALPDAALGDVVFCFRDPEEGNQGNSRLVRLGDMYDFPSLISQGLLGQLVTAGVVDRFVKSPHTPEDKKQKAMAWLSRLQEYGNE from the coding sequence ATGAACGCCATGCTGACAGAATTTACCCTCGCCAACTTCAAAAGTTATCGTACAAGCCGCTTACCCCTTGGATCTTTGACCGTGCTAATAGGAGCCAATGCCGCAGGTAAAAGTAACGCGCTTGAAGGTTTGCGCTTTCTGTCATGGCTGGCACAAGGACAAAAACTCTCCAGCATTCAATATGCTGTGAATAGTGCCGAGCGGCTTGTACGTGGTCGAGTAAATGACTTGTGCCATCGGGGAGAATCAAGTTTTACCATCGGTTGCCGTTTGGACTTAACAGAGTGGAACCAACTCGATATAACCCTGAATGTGCGTGATGGAGAATTGCATATCAGTAGTGAGCGAATCGTTGACTCGACAAATTCAGTCCCCCTATATGAGCTAAATCAGCCTTCTGAAGGAATAAATACTGATGTTGGTGTCGCCTATAACAACTTTGCCAGGGGACAAAACAAACCACGAATAACGTGTAGCGATCAGATGGCTATCTTTGTGCAATTAGACAGCCCTGCTCGTTTTGATGCCAAATATGACAATTCCCAAAAGATAATTCCTGAGACAGTCCGCGAATATCAACGAGTCTTACAGAATATCCTGTTCCTAGATCCTGTTCCCGCCAAAATGCGCGAGTACAGTTTCAAATCTGATAAGCGATTACAAGAAGATGGTACTAATCTTTCCAGTGTTCTGTTTCGCTTATGGGAGAACCAAGCCGAAAATCAACAGGCAATTCTCAACTTTATTCAGAGTTTACCAGAACAGGCTATAGATGGGCTAGATTTCCTTTTGGGTCCACGGGATGAAGTCATGGTGAGACTAGCGGAGACTTTTGGCAATAACCGTCGCTATTGTGAAGCCGCGTTGTTATCAGATGGCACATTGAGAGTGTTGGCGATCACCGCAGCTATGCTATCGGCTACGGAAGGTAGTTTAGTAGTTATCGAGGAAATCGACAACGGCGTTCATCCCAACCGCGCCAAGCATCTACTCGCCAGCATCCGAGATATTGCCGAACGGCGTAAATTACGAGTGCTGCTTTCCACCCACAACCCAGCCCTAATGGATGCCTTACCCGACGCAGCCCTAGGTGATGTAGTCTTTTGTTTTCGAGATCCAGAGGAAGGGAATCAAGGCAATAGCCGCCTTGTCAGGCTTGGGGATATGTACGATTTCCCCAGTCTGATATCACAAGGACTACTGGGACAACTGGTAACTGCTGGGGTAGTGGATAGGTTCGTTAAGTCGCCGCACACACCTGAAGACAAAAAACAGAAAGCTATGGCATGGCTGTCTCGTTTGCAGGAGTACGGCAATGAGTAG
- a CDS encoding tyrosine-type recombinase/integrase translates to MVYSDSSAPLPPIKLIPLDDETANITNIQCRGINRKIKTTAPTDIRWVKVQEFLRSNNFALNSRKLYERELKRFLGWTELHYHELRSRHLAQYKEYLMTEAYIEGDKPLSKSSINAGLAAIKSFFKWFIITYPEIIATNPTLGIKLEKVPVPPAQSLTEKEMQQVWVALEFLGETKQRDIVLIHILNHGLRAGEVVNLNVGSFDGKLLFLPDTKTNEPRLVPLRSYSREVIAEYLQFREEQGEVLTSLSPLLISHHHSHKGKRLSYHGIYFAVEKIGEIAGIDNLHPHAFRHTYATDLLLLGVDPSHARKLTGHQSEKAFRRYTLRSEQEAAISAYYRAIGEEV, encoded by the coding sequence ATGGTTTATAGTGATAGTTCTGCTCCTTTACCACCCATTAAACTCATTCCCCTTGATGACGAAACTGCAAATATTACTAATATACAGTGCAGAGGAATTAATAGAAAGATAAAAACCACTGCACCAACGGACATAAGGTGGGTAAAGGTACAGGAATTTTTACGCAGTAATAACTTTGCACTCAACAGCCGCAAGTTATATGAACGGGAACTAAAACGGTTTTTAGGTTGGACAGAACTGCACTATCATGAGTTGCGCTCCCGGCATCTGGCACAATACAAAGAATATCTAATGACTGAAGCCTATATAGAGGGAGATAAACCTCTTTCCAAAAGTAGTATCAATGCGGGGTTGGCGGCAATTAAAAGTTTCTTTAAATGGTTTATTATCACCTATCCAGAGATTATTGCTACCAATCCCACACTGGGGATAAAGCTGGAAAAAGTACCCGTGCCGCCAGCACAGAGTTTAACTGAGAAAGAAATGCAACAGGTATGGGTAGCTTTGGAGTTTTTGGGAGAAACAAAGCAGCGAGATATTGTACTCATTCACATTCTCAATCATGGACTCCGTGCTGGGGAAGTGGTTAATTTAAATGTTGGTTCGTTTGATGGCAAGTTGCTGTTTTTACCTGATACGAAAACTAATGAACCACGTCTAGTTCCGTTACGTTCATATAGTCGGGAAGTAATTGCTGAGTATCTGCAATTTCGTGAGGAGCAGGGTGAGGTATTGACTAGCCTTAGTCCATTGCTAATTTCACACCATCATTCACACAAGGGGAAACGGTTAAGTTATCACGGTATTTATTTTGCAGTAGAGAAAATAGGAGAAATTGCCGGGATTGATAATTTACATCCCCATGCTTTTCGTCATACTTATGCTACTGATTTATTGTTATTAGGTGTTGACCCTAGTCATGCACGTAAGTTGACGGGACATCAAAGTGAGAAAGCTTTCCGGCGGTATACTCTGCGTAGTGAACAAGAAGCTGCTATCTCGGCTTATTATCGTGCTATTGGTGAAGAAGTATAA
- a CDS encoding helix-turn-helix domain-containing protein, with protein MQERQKQLAQLIEQLLQEGWTQKRLAEKIGVDSTTVYRWLKAKVIPEADSKNFLRLAKLSGGDSESLQQYLDGYISLSTYRQGWENSPLNYAQNFKNRPVEEIKEEVLAQITLLEPADILDVISRSADFLAAKTA; from the coding sequence ATGCAGGAACGCCAAAAACAATTAGCTCAGTTGATTGAACAGTTATTACAAGAAGGCTGGACTCAAAAAAGGTTAGCTGAAAAAATTGGTGTAGATTCTACAACTGTATACAGATGGTTAAAAGCGAAAGTCATTCCTGAAGCTGACTCTAAAAATTTCTTGCGTCTGGCAAAACTGAGTGGGGGTGATAGTGAATCGCTGCAACAGTACTTGGATGGTTATATATCTTTATCTACCTACCGTCAAGGTTGGGAAAATAGCCCATTGAATTATGCCCAAAATTTTAAAAATCGTCCTGTTGAGGAGATTAAAGAGGAAGTCTTAGCGCAAATTACTCTGCTCGAACCAGCAGATATTTTAGATGTAATATCTAGAAGTGCAGACTTCTTAGCAGCAAAAACAGCATGA
- a CDS encoding ATP-binding protein — protein MNIENEWEWVRIPKGEWAAVAKYRDHKLPEYNTNPIIRSLPPILSREKFVEYVTRVPACKSSERELEPQYRFHCIERLSRYFDPLNKTVDLQQVVCVLIMQGYLRRNPLQPEYALRSGQIYQAVLSGGGFNLEEYVDVPTSASGLTIIDPSGIGKTTNLLNILSLYPQVIVHPAHSVYQIVWLKVDCPHAGSLKGLCIDFFRAVDKLLGTNNFQKFGVKRNSEDYMLAQVAQIAHTQHLGVLVIDEMQNLAAARRNSSEMLNFLVKMDNIIGVPVIRVGTNEAFPILQGNFRNARRGVGEGGVIWDRMENNHEWSFFIEGMWEFQWTKQYIPLTANITSALYYESQGIIDIVIKLYKMVQWRAIALGSELITVDLIHACAADGLHLVKPMLDAIRSGDEKWMMKYKDIAPLDTNLYRNKCLDSLDERDLEEVRRLARSSQRMGNISATLRHVIIELINLDVPPTTAKSCAEKIVASHGEDADKKLLIKEAYKLALQCGNISTEKGKHREQKTKLQPKYQENDIRVIVENAKKDQTPACEELKALGIIKDPLKDFFISG, from the coding sequence ATGAACATAGAGAATGAGTGGGAATGGGTGAGAATTCCCAAAGGTGAATGGGCTGCTGTTGCTAAATACAGAGACCATAAGTTGCCTGAATATAATACAAATCCAATAATTCGCTCTCTTCCTCCTATCCTTTCTAGAGAGAAATTTGTTGAGTATGTGACACGAGTTCCTGCGTGCAAATCTTCAGAAAGAGAACTAGAGCCTCAGTACAGATTTCATTGTATTGAGCGACTATCGAGATATTTTGACCCACTGAATAAAACCGTCGATTTACAACAGGTAGTTTGCGTATTAATTATGCAAGGTTATCTGAGGCGAAATCCTTTGCAACCAGAATATGCACTGCGTAGCGGTCAAATTTATCAGGCGGTGCTTTCTGGGGGAGGCTTTAACTTAGAGGAGTATGTAGATGTTCCCACCTCGGCATCTGGGTTAACAATCATTGATCCGTCCGGAATAGGTAAGACAACCAATCTCCTAAATATCCTCTCTTTATATCCCCAGGTGATTGTCCATCCGGCTCATAGTGTTTACCAAATTGTTTGGTTGAAAGTTGACTGTCCCCATGCAGGTTCTTTGAAGGGTTTGTGTATCGACTTCTTCAGAGCCGTTGACAAATTACTCGGCACTAATAACTTCCAAAAATTTGGGGTAAAACGCAACTCTGAAGATTATATGCTGGCTCAAGTTGCCCAAATTGCACACACCCAACATTTAGGAGTTTTAGTTATCGATGAAATGCAAAATTTAGCGGCAGCCAGAAGAAATAGCTCCGAAATGTTGAATTTTTTGGTGAAAATGGACAATATTATTGGAGTTCCAGTAATTCGCGTTGGTACAAATGAAGCTTTCCCAATTCTTCAAGGTAATTTTAGAAATGCTAGAAGAGGTGTGGGAGAAGGAGGAGTAATTTGGGACAGGATGGAAAACAATCATGAATGGAGCTTTTTTATCGAAGGGATGTGGGAGTTTCAGTGGACAAAACAATATATCCCCTTAACTGCAAATATTACCTCGGCTCTATATTATGAAAGCCAAGGGATTATTGATATCGTCATTAAACTCTATAAAATGGTGCAATGGAGAGCTATTGCTTTAGGGAGCGAATTAATCACTGTTGACTTGATTCACGCTTGTGCTGCTGACGGGCTGCATCTAGTTAAACCAATGTTAGATGCTATTAGGTCTGGGGATGAAAAGTGGATGATGAAATACAAAGATATTGCCCCCTTGGATACAAATTTATACCGCAATAAGTGCTTGGATTCTCTTGATGAAAGAGATTTAGAAGAAGTGAGAAGATTAGCACGCTCATCACAAAGGATGGGGAACATATCAGCAACGCTACGCCATGTGATTATTGAACTGATTAACTTAGATGTTCCGCCTACTACTGCCAAGAGTTGTGCCGAAAAAATTGTTGCTTCTCATGGGGAAGATGCAGATAAAAAACTGTTAATTAAAGAGGCTTATAAACTAGCTTTGCAATGTGGAAATATTTCAACGGAGAAAGGGAAGCATCGGGAACAAAAAACAAAACTTCAACCGAAATATCAGGAGAATGATATCCGAGTTATTGTTGAAAATGCCAAGAAAGATCAAACTCCAGCTTGTGAGGAATTAAAGGCTTTGGGGATTATTAAAGACCCACTCAAAGACTTTTTTATTAGTGGGTAG
- a CDS encoding tyrosine-type recombinase/integrase, translating to MSDTPYPQERASPKANDDTPIAHAVESLKKSLSAPIERYFAATPDEQDVIALMLANIRAPSTRREYQKDLRKFFVAMTGIEPNSDSVLEFLHLTEKRAVAVVLKYKAKLLAQGLKEATVNRRLSSIKSLVKFARKLGVCSYTLEDVELEKVKAYRDTSGVDAQTIDSVVQLIERSTVHGKRDYALLRLLWENLLRRNEVSQLNIKDFDPHSDRLRILGKGQGTNDEWVKLSVATVNAICDWLQVRGNITASSPLFIALDNRSKGHRLTGDGIRKIVVNYFDAAGVKKLMSPHRIRHSGITTLLEATQGDVRKTQKVSRHAKLDVLLQYDDNRKQGQLEMTYLLADMID from the coding sequence ATGTCCGATACTCCATATCCCCAAGAGCGTGCATCCCCAAAAGCAAACGATGACACTCCTATTGCTCATGCGGTAGAGTCATTAAAAAAATCTCTTTCAGCCCCAATTGAGCGGTATTTTGCGGCAACTCCTGATGAGCAGGATGTCATTGCTTTGATGCTTGCCAATATTCGCGCACCCAGCACCCGGCGCGAATACCAAAAAGATTTGCGAAAGTTTTTCGTGGCTATGACTGGTATTGAGCCGAATTCTGACAGCGTGTTGGAGTTTCTGCACCTGACCGAGAAGCGGGCGGTGGCGGTGGTGTTGAAATATAAGGCCAAGCTACTGGCACAGGGGTTGAAGGAAGCAACAGTCAACCGTCGCCTCAGCAGCATTAAATCGTTGGTGAAGTTTGCCCGCAAGTTGGGTGTGTGCAGCTATACGCTAGAAGATGTAGAGTTGGAAAAGGTAAAAGCGTATCGAGATACCTCTGGGGTGGATGCCCAAACCATCGACAGTGTAGTCCAGTTAATTGAGCGCTCAACAGTTCATGGGAAACGAGATTATGCGCTGTTGCGGCTGTTGTGGGAAAATTTACTGCGACGCAATGAGGTGAGTCAATTAAATATTAAAGACTTCGACCCACACTCTGACAGGTTGCGGATTTTGGGAAAAGGGCAAGGTACGAATGATGAATGGGTAAAACTGTCAGTAGCAACAGTTAATGCTATCTGTGATTGGTTGCAAGTCCGGGGGAATATTACCGCCTCCTCACCCCTATTTATCGCCCTTGATAACCGCAGCAAAGGGCATCGTCTCACTGGGGACGGCATCCGCAAAATTGTTGTCAATTATTTTGATGCAGCTGGTGTGAAAAAGTTAATGTCACCGCACCGCATCCGCCATAGTGGGATTACAACTCTTTTAGAAGCAACCCAAGGGGATGTGCGAAAGACGCAAAAAGTCAGCCGTCATGCCAAGCTGGATGTGCTTCTCCAGTACGACGATAACCGTAAACAAGGTCAGTTAGAGATGACTTATTTGTTGGCAGATATGATTGACTAG
- a CDS encoding DUF5674 family protein codes for MILILRERATQEQVESMLQTLKIYIKVAVDIEKGILAGVDMNQNLDAKKSGFNVTKCQLA; via the coding sequence TTGATACTTATTCTCAGGGAGCGTGCAACTCAAGAACAAGTTGAGTCAATGCTGCAAACTTTGAAAATTTACATTAAAGTTGCAGTAGACATTGAAAAAGGTATTTTGGCTGGAGTGGATATGAACCAGAATTTAGATGCAAAAAAATCCGGTTTCAATGTGACGAAATGCCAACTCGCTTAG
- a CDS encoding TnsD family Tn7-like transposition protein, translating to MLSFFPTPYPDEILYSVFARYHARSGNIKPDETLQELFNSRNIIVRADLPYNLASLIKNLPLLSPHTVESLIQKHTLYPMYAVFMPDRRSAILKYMKGELGTHIYRGIASLVHLPKYFRFCPKCLFENLHTFGEAYWHRLHQTPGVLICTIHDVVLSDSIVPIWSNKWYQVGIASLENCPIPNVTRNYNESTKELLRLIASDIEWLMTCDFKSLPSKELDWFHIQYIILLIKRNLATLDRQVYEQGLRQKFLSFYGSEFLEALGINVSYNNINLFNIFRLHLEVFDPVMHLLMIRFLRNSPSTFFARKSKYKPFGKGPWLCLNPACKHYLHSVVTKLVMLLNNDIDSTYSCIKNPLGTFECDCGFKYSKSGVNLTKVDKFRFERIVTFGQLWEQKYLELNVVDRRNFQQAAYSLSFNYGNSPMNMLRKLEALWKSLNDSVGTDSS from the coding sequence ATGCTTAGTTTTTTTCCCACACCTTACCCAGATGAGATTTTATATAGTGTGTTTGCACGTTATCACGCCAGAAGTGGTAATATAAAGCCTGATGAAACGTTGCAAGAATTGTTCAATTCCCGAAACATTATAGTTAGGGCTGACTTACCCTACAACTTGGCTTCTTTAATTAAAAATCTCCCACTGCTCTCTCCACATACAGTGGAAAGTCTCATCCAAAAACATACACTGTATCCCATGTATGCAGTCTTTATGCCTGACAGAAGGTCAGCTATTTTGAAGTACATGAAAGGAGAATTGGGGACACATATTTATCGGGGAATTGCCAGCTTGGTTCATCTGCCAAAATATTTTAGGTTTTGTCCAAAATGTCTTTTTGAAAACTTGCATACATTTGGCGAAGCATATTGGCATCGACTTCACCAAACGCCTGGTGTTCTTATCTGCACAATTCATGATGTTGTCTTAAGCGACAGCATTGTACCTATCTGGAGTAATAAGTGGTATCAAGTTGGTATTGCTAGTTTGGAGAACTGTCCCATACCAAATGTAACCAGAAATTACAATGAGTCCACTAAGGAGTTGTTACGCCTAATTGCATCTGATATTGAATGGTTAATGACCTGTGATTTCAAATCGCTTCCTTCTAAGGAATTAGATTGGTTCCATATCCAATATATAATTTTATTGATTAAGAGGAATTTAGCGACTCTAGACCGTCAGGTATATGAGCAAGGTTTACGACAGAAGTTTTTGTCTTTTTATGGGAGTGAATTTCTTGAGGCTCTTGGTATAAATGTCAGCTACAATAACATAAATTTATTTAACATTTTCCGATTGCATCTGGAAGTTTTTGACCCGGTGATGCATTTGCTGATGATTAGATTTTTGAGGAATTCGCCTTCAACATTTTTTGCTCGGAAATCTAAATATAAGCCTTTTGGTAAGGGTCCTTGGCTTTGTCTAAATCCTGCTTGCAAACACTATCTCCATTCTGTGGTTACGAAGTTAGTGATGCTTTTAAACAATGATATCGATTCGACCTATTCTTGTATAAAAAATCCTCTAGGGACTTTTGAATGTGATTGCGGTTTTAAATATAGTAAGAGTGGCGTGAATTTGACTAAAGTTGATAAGTTTCGATTTGAAAGAATCGTGACGTTTGGTCAATTATGGGAACAAAAGTATTTGGAATTAAATGTTGTTGATAGACGAAATTTTCAGCAAGCTGCGTACAGCCTTAGTTTCAATTATGGCAATAGTCCGATGAATATGTTGCGTAAGCTAGAAGCTTTGTGGAAGTCTTTGAATGATAGTGTAGGAACAGACTCCAGTTAA
- a CDS encoding Mu transposase C-terminal domain-containing protein codes for MNNNLFVNDLIEWINSDPPNLIERVLWIDSGYNIAFVFDINAPKGFPEPKKVSDIRVAIHTGQALKLKQDLWARHLSNEDLTKIQNDYREKAWSIISSLVEQEPDIYYRSSRGSLIKRVVEQYNQGKSETKLVEKTVYEYLRRFWQRGKNQNALLPDYSNCGGLGKPKGYGEKKRGRPRKYAQTPEIGVGINVTDDDLKIFRISIAKFYNNNKQNSLRTTYKLMIREYYSSEIRYDENGVKKSLLIPPELRPTFTQLKYWYEVELSDIKKSITERKGAKRFALGHRAILGTSKMETIGPGSRYQIDATIADVYLVSKYNSNWIIGRPVIYVIIDVFSRMIVGVYVGLEGLSWTGAMMALANAATDKIQFCQEYGINISSTEWPCHHLPDAILGDRGELAGMAVETLIPNLNVRIENAAPYRADWKGLVERYFRTIHGHVKPFLPGYIDTDFRQRGGRDYRLDSRVDIDQFTEIIIHLIRYHNNHHYLASYNREEMMITDNVNPIPIELWKWGIENRSGRLRTFPEDIVKLNLMPSNKATITARGIKFKGMYYSCDKALKEFWFEKARSNLLSKSEKLLDISYDYRQPNFIYVRSPDGRDFEKCFLLDPEERFSHKNIHDIEYLLAYEKWLYQKSQSNEIQAGVDLIADIESVVNRANNLASVTVDNRVSDTQKVAGIRENRASEKAKRRNYEGFELAKTETPISETVVPNKNSDSKENKSLQPDHLELLKKKRQERFNEHRE; via the coding sequence ATGAATAACAATTTATTTGTCAACGACCTCATAGAATGGATAAACTCAGACCCTCCCAACTTAATTGAGAGGGTTCTGTGGATTGATTCTGGTTATAACATTGCCTTTGTGTTTGACATAAATGCACCCAAAGGATTTCCCGAACCTAAAAAAGTTTCAGATATAAGAGTTGCAATTCATACGGGACAAGCATTAAAGCTCAAACAAGACCTTTGGGCAAGGCATTTGAGTAATGAAGATTTAACCAAGATCCAAAATGATTATAGAGAAAAGGCTTGGTCAATAATTTCATCTCTGGTTGAACAAGAACCGGATATATACTATCGCTCGTCACGCGGTTCTCTCATCAAGCGGGTTGTTGAACAATATAACCAGGGGAAAAGTGAAACTAAATTAGTCGAAAAAACAGTTTATGAATATTTAAGAAGATTCTGGCAGAGAGGGAAAAATCAAAATGCGCTTTTACCTGACTATTCAAATTGCGGAGGTCTCGGAAAGCCAAAGGGATATGGAGAAAAGAAACGAGGAAGACCAAGAAAATATGCCCAGACACCAGAAATTGGTGTTGGGATTAATGTGACAGACGATGATCTGAAAATTTTTAGAATATCCATAGCTAAATTTTACAACAATAACAAACAGAATTCTTTGAGGACTACTTATAAATTAATGATTAGGGAATATTATTCATCAGAGATTCGTTACGACGAAAATGGGGTAAAAAAATCCCTATTAATTCCCCCAGAACTTCGGCCGACATTCACTCAATTGAAATATTGGTATGAAGTCGAACTATCAGATATCAAAAAAAGCATTACAGAACGAAAGGGAGCGAAAAGATTTGCTTTGGGGCATAGAGCAATTTTAGGAACATCTAAGATGGAAACCATTGGTCCCGGTTCTAGATACCAAATTGATGCCACAATTGCCGATGTATATTTGGTTTCCAAGTACAATTCTAACTGGATTATTGGCAGACCAGTAATTTATGTAATCATTGATGTTTTCAGCCGAATGATTGTGGGGGTTTATGTTGGTTTAGAGGGACTTTCTTGGACAGGAGCAATGATGGCTCTAGCCAATGCAGCCACAGATAAAATACAGTTTTGTCAGGAATATGGCATTAATATTTCCTCTACAGAATGGCCTTGCCACCATCTGCCAGATGCAATTTTGGGCGACCGGGGCGAACTTGCAGGAATGGCAGTAGAGACATTAATCCCGAATCTCAATGTCCGGATTGAAAATGCTGCACCTTACCGTGCTGATTGGAAGGGTTTAGTAGAGAGGTACTTCCGTACCATTCATGGTCATGTCAAACCATTTTTACCTGGTTATATAGACACAGATTTTAGACAAAGAGGGGGGCGAGACTATCGTCTTGATAGCAGGGTTGACATAGACCAGTTTACTGAAATTATTATCCACTTAATTCGCTATCACAATAATCATCACTACCTGGCCAGCTATAATAGGGAAGAAATGATGATTACTGATAATGTAAATCCCATACCCATAGAATTATGGAAGTGGGGGATAGAAAATCGTTCTGGTAGACTCAGGACTTTTCCTGAAGATATCGTCAAGCTAAATTTGATGCCAAGTAATAAAGCGACCATCACCGCTCGTGGCATCAAATTTAAGGGAATGTACTACAGTTGTGATAAGGCATTAAAAGAGTTCTGGTTTGAGAAAGCTAGAAGTAATTTGCTCTCTAAGTCCGAGAAATTATTAGATATTTCTTACGACTATCGCCAACCAAATTTTATTTATGTCCGCTCTCCTGATGGTAGAGATTTTGAGAAGTGCTTTCTTTTAGATCCAGAAGAACGTTTTTCTCATAAAAATATACATGATATTGAATATTTGCTGGCTTATGAAAAGTGGCTTTATCAGAAAAGTCAAAGCAATGAAATTCAAGCTGGTGTTGACTTAATTGCTGACATTGAAAGTGTCGTCAACAGAGCTAATAATTTAGCTTCTGTAACGGTTGATAATAGGGTAAGCGATACCCAAAAAGTTGCGGGGATTAGGGAAAACAGAGCCTCCGAGAAGGCTAAACGACGCAACTACGAGGGGTTCGAGTTAGCTAAGACAGAAACTCCTATATCTGAAACAGTTGTGCCGAACAAAAATTCCGACTCAAAAGAAAATAAATCATTACAACCTGATCATTTGGAGCTTCTGAAAAAGAAGCGCCAGGAGCGTTTTAATGAACATAGAGAATGA